Sequence from the Sander lucioperca isolate FBNREF2018 chromosome 16, SLUC_FBN_1.2, whole genome shotgun sequence genome:
agcgctgtggaggaaggtctggacatgcgAGACTAGCcaaaaaagtgacgccaagagtcccgacacAGCACATCTAAatatgacactaaaggagactttttgcgtcagtgGCGGGACGTGTCCATATCGCCCCGCTTCCCAGTTTCTCTttactgacaagcaaagaaaacaggctccgccctcctacaaccgcgatggctgcagctgattggacgaacgcgccaCGTGgggcgagaaataggccgtgcagttgctgaatctgagTCTTTGTTTCAGATCGACAACGGCCAGtttaaaaagattttcgtctTTTAGCTTTTGAGTGCTGGCGAGCCGAGCcagccgctcctcatttgcataaagttggctgGATGCACGACTGCTTacatagaaatgaatgggaaaggAAGGATCATTTTGTAacccccacccaccatcttttcttaaaactaactgtcccgttcttgtgccacatgtcagttaaacgtacgtcccgacacAGAGCGTCAAAAAGGGACGCCAAGAGACACGACCAAGTGTGtttaaatatgacgctaaaggagacttttgcGTCAACAACAAACGCCAAAGAACAAGCgtcgctgggagtgagaatggccCATTCCCAAAGTCTggactcacagactcacggACTTTGGAGGCGTTCGCGAAATTCgtaagggcttagggttgtcccaatgtcgaatttcaaagggcgtGAGGGTTTGAGGAAACactggcccaatcccaaagtgagccctgaggactgAGGACTTAATTGATCTCAAgtgctgagtgagtgagtgagtgagtgtgtgaggccacatgggctcagataggtaGAAATTGGATTGGGACATCACTTCACGAGATCACGTTACCTTGGCGACGTTTAATAACAgagatgttgctgacacttgccggtttgggaattttctttttaagtttgttgcttaCCACACGGCCAAGGCCCAGGAGACGGCTGCCCGATTCCAaattttttcaaactcttgttttacGAGCTGGACAACAGGTTGGTCTGTGCTCCGTGGTCGTGTGGcgtgccgttgtttaccttttgtaATTTCTGGATTTCCCCACGGTCTCCTCAGTAAACGtcacaacgctttgaactgtgggtaattcccttttggtgaagtctgcatcgatgcagactcatggaaagggctcggtaagtgtgtactcaaaccctttgaaattcgacattgggacaaccctaagcccttaTGAATTTCACGAGAACGCGCACCAAAGTccgtgagtctgtgagtccggactttgggattgggccactTACAGAGTCTttagtccttagtcctcagggctcacATTGGGATTGGGCCAATGTGTTGCCCCCAAAATCCCTGAAAAAAACTCCCTGGGAGCACGAACTCGTCTTTGAAATCGACAGAGAGGCTTTTTCGCTTCACTTTCAGCaataaaagagaaagaagacaaagaCAGCAGCACCATTAGAGAAGGTGAAGGGGATTGCATCTCTGTTTAAAACTGCGTTCACTCAAAACTaaacatgacgaagtgacttcGTGGCGTAGCAGCAGAAGTTAGAGGGTGTCTAGTGCACAGTGGAGGATTTAAGTCCTTAAACCTCCCGGGAAGAACTTGCTGGTTTTGAAAAAACAATCCACGTTTTGCTCAAGTGTTCACGTGCATCCCACCGTCACCCGATTTTAAAGatgcaaaacatttaaaaaatcccCCCAAAAtatgcaaacgctgtctgcttTTTTTTGCGTGTAAGCAAACGCATTATCTAGgctaataaaacatcaaaatgtaaaaCATCTTCACTTCATTTTGTAATAAATTCGAAAGCATCGTGTTGCGTGTAAGTACAGATAAGACAAGCAATTCAAATACTATacaggctatatatatatttatatatattttaccttTTGATTTTGTCTTCAAACAGCTTTCAAAGCCAGTAGAGAAAACGAAAAGTACAGCccttttcattttgtaaaaacTGCCACGTTAGGTAAtcactagggatgcaccaaatccaggattcggcttcggattcggctgaatattgggatTTTGACGGGATTctggtttctgccgaaccttagaattttttcccagtgaaccgaaccctacgcttgcactacgcgcactacgctggtcgacgtaatgacggcgctgttggttacgggaaggtgtttacgtaggtggagcattcaatgcagtaggctgtgagaaagtgaaaatggaactagtgagcagaaaaagttgtagtttggcagtactttcagtcaaaagaaggccattcaagtccagctacatgttcaatttgcaatgccgatttgtcttgtggtggcgaggaccctaaactatacacaacatcaccgctgttacaacatttggtatgaaacatctgaaagaatacgagttgtgcatgaaggaatctacagacagcagccaaaacgcagcaacttcaggtacggcaaaagaaggacagtcacagtggactgaggatgggagtaggattcgatATTCGGTTCccgattcggcagaatcttaatcactggattcggtattcggccgaaccccaaaatatctggattcggtgcatccctagtaatCACTTATTACAAAAATGCTTGCACATAATGTGTTGTTGCTACAATGCTGAAAAACTTCCACTGAGAAAATTCAATTCAAGGAGTGAAAGTCATTAAAACCTCCCGGGAAGAACGGTATTGCTGGTTTTTAAAACAATCCACGTTTTGCTCAAGTGTTCACGTGCATCCCACGGATTATCCCCCAGATTAAAAGatgcaaaacatttaaaaaatcccCCAAATTATGCAAATCCTGTCTGCTTTTTTATGCGTGTAAGCATGCTGAAAAAGGTCCTTTGAGTAAAATATAATTCAAGGAATAGTTGTAAGAAAGAAAATCCCCATCGTCAAGGCGTCTCGGACTCGTCTTCGGGGGATGTCGGCGAGTTCGGCGTGTCGTCCGTATCTGCCGCCGTGGTCGCCTTGGGCAACCCAGCCGCCGCCGCTGTCAACGACATCTTTTCGTAGGTTCTCCGGCGCTGCCTCCGCAGCGTCTGGCTCTGCAGCTCCTTCACTTCCTGCAGGACTTCCTGCGCCTCCTTCCACGATGACACGGCCTCTTCCAGGAGGCGCTCTGCCTCGTCGTGCCGCCTCCGCAGCTCCGACTCCGACAGCAGGGCGGGCGGCGAGGCGGGCGGAAGGTGTTTGTCGGGGGTTTTGGGTTGCGAAGGCTCGAAGGACCCGGAAATGCTCGGCGAGTTCTTCTGATTTGGACGCGGCGAGTCGGTTTCGCTCTCTTGTTGTGAGTCAGCTTCTTTAACCGGTGACGTGTCGAATCCTTCGCCGCTCGCCGCTGATTTGGGCGACTTCTGCGCGGCAGAGTCGTCGTCCTCATTGGGACAAGAGGCGCTACGCGATCCCTTGAGTTTCGGGGAACGTGGGTCAGTGGTTTTTGTCCGCGGCGAATCTTTCAGTCGAGGGGAGTCGTTTGCTTTCGCGGCGGGCGATTGGGATCCTCTGGAGCGAGGCGAGTCGGTCCCTTTGGAGCGATTTCTCTTAGCTTTGGATCGAGGAGACTCTCGGCCTCTCAGACGGGGAGAGTCTTTCCCCCGGAGGCGAGGAGATCCGGGCGACTTGCTGCAGGAGGAGAACAAGAATCAAGTTAAACGTTACGATCCGAATTGGCTTCACAGCACACATTTTTCAAGTCATACTGCTCAAACGAGCATCGTTTGCTGTtgtggagaggaggtcactgaacaaactgttagcCATCATGAATAtccccgaccaccctctccaccccacactggtccaacagagtagagcttagatcgggcccaaaagaATCAAGCCCGACCCCACCCAAGTCCGTGCACGTTTtttccgagcccggcccgacacattaaagcgtaactctcgctttttgtgaatatacctgagtcaaactttcgtttaaaagctaatatctgcttctgactggctagtagtccttacctagctactgagcatgtgcgactgccaacaaagatacaatagaagtgagaggtctcactctggagctaaaacagagacctgaacacagggtgaaaagaggagctgcagcaatgtgcagtacaacaaaaatatggtgtttttggataattaaaccatgtaaacctattctaatataacctcaaaatacaattatgaacctgaaaatgagcataatatgagcactttaaaatctaCTAGCCGTGTTGGCTGGTGTGAAAAAGTTCATTTAAAGCCCTGGATTTGATTAAACAatctgatctcacagaattccgtgaaatgaacacggccccataagttaaggaaaatgtcatcggtgggcttacggttctgtgacacgcgggaagaacgagACGGAAAAGAAGGAAGAAACTTTAGGAAACCATGGACACGCGGGAcccaatccccggtctcctgggtgaaagtcctgtgtttgactcatcctcccccccaaccaacctccttacacggaacttcggcctttcatactactcgctaccgtagtcgctcttaatcctacgtcatcttctcattgactttacattggcattgttttccgtggtggccacacggatttttcacacattccgtgccaccaccacgtaatacactgttaacaatttgtgatcatttcacggaattctgtgcgaCCAGGCTGGATTAAATATTAAACGGACCTGGTATGTGGAGAGTCGGAGCCCCTGAGGTGGTGGAGGCGAGGAGAGTCGATGCCCTTCAGGTACGGGGAGCTGCCTCCATGTTCTCTCTCCGCTTTGGCCTTCTGCAACTCCTGACAGTCATAACACACATTATTCTTAGTGATATCCCATTTCAGATGCATTTAGTATaggattaggacaatgcacatcaaTCAACCTTTCTGTAAATGCACCAGTGTTCAAGCTGTTTCTTGCGTTCAGCGCGGTAGGGATGCAGTTGCTGCGAACTGTCTGGTTTGTGGTCACAGCGGCTCAAAGAACAGGACttcttctctcctgtagccaATCATTGCAACGTCCCCGTTGTTACAAAATCGGCTCGGCGATCAGACCCTCTGCGCACAGTCGCCCCGGCCACGTTGGTGTCATACCGCCGCCCGCACCGTGCTGAACGCAAGAAGCAGGGGTGTAGCACAACAATCTGCACTCTGTATGAAGGCATCTTtctgggccctcctcacatgagggctcTGGGTACGCAGCCCCCTTTCCACccccgtccctttagcgctgtaagtaaacgtgcttggtcgggaacgcgcttggtcgggactatcgccgtccctttagcgctataagtagacgcacttggtcgggactatcgccgtctctgtagcgctataagtaaacgcgcttggtcgggactatcgccgtccctttagcgctataagtagacgcgcttggtcgggactatcgccgtctCTGTAGCGCTATAAGTagacgcacttggtcgggactatcagattaacagacacagacacacacacacacacacacacacacacatacacacagacagacacagacacacacaccagatatCAGAtaacagattaattaatcgaaataaCGCGTtcttttgacagccctagtaaatattttgtgaaagcaccaatagtcaacactacagtaTCGTTGCAgaatcgatatcgaggtatttggtcaaaaatattgtgatatttgattttctccatatcgctcAGCCCTACCTGCAGTCTCAtctcctccagcagctcctGAGCTCTCTGCATCCTCTGGGCGATGAGGCTCTGCAGCTGCCCGACGGGCGCCACCGAAGCCCCGCCCCCAGCCTCCTCTTCGGTCGGACAACGCCGCAGCGCCGAGCGAAACTCGGAGCGAATCATCGCCGGTCtggagaagggagggaggagggaggagggaggaggggaaggACGACAATAAAAGACAGTTGAACTTCTAACTTCATATATGCATACAGTAAGTGATGGTTATCCAGGACACGTTTTGGTCAACTAGCTCTCGGTTTTCTGTGTcactttttcaaggttttttttaagtagTTTGTCGTTTTTCCGACGTTTTAGAGAAGGGAAGGACAAGAGAAAAGTTAGAGATGAAGAAAcagactgttgtgtgtgtgtgtgtgtgtgtgtgtgtgtgtgtgtgtgtgtgtgtgtgtgtgtgtgtgtgtgatagtgtgtgtgtgatagtgtgtgtgtgtgtgtgtgtgtgtgtgtgtgtgatagtgtgtgtgtgtgtgtgtgtgtgtgtgtgtgtgtgtgtgtgtgtgtgtgtgtgtgtgtgtgtgtgtgtgtgtgtgtgtgtgtgtgatagtgtgtgtgtgatagtgtgtgtgtgtgtgtgtgtgtgtgtgtgtgtgatagtgtgtgtgtgtgtgtgtgtgtgtgtgatagtgtgtgtgtgtgtgtgtgtgtgtgtgtgtgtgatagtgtgtgtgtgtgtgtgtgtgtgtgtgtgtgtgatagtgtgtgtgtgtgtgtgtgtgtgtgtgtgtgtgtgtgtgtgtgtgtgtgtgtgtgtgtgtgatagtgtgtgtgtgtgtgtgtgtgtgtgtgtgtgtgtgtgtgtgtgtgtgtgtgtgtgggtgtgtgtgtgtgagtgatagtgtgtgtgtgtgtgtgtgtgtgtgtgtgtgtgtgtgtgtgtgtgtgtgtgtgtgtgtgtgatagtgtgtgtgtgtgtgtgtgatagtgtgtgtgtgtgtgtgtgtgtgtgtgtgtgtgtgtgtgtgtgtctgtgtgtgtgtgtgtgtgtgtgtgtgtgtgtgtgtgtgtgatagtgtgatagtgtgtgtgatagtgtgtgtgtgtgtgtgtgtgtgagatagttTGTGTACCTGGAGGAGAGGACTTCGTCCATGGAGGCACAGCGACTCCGCCCCTGCATGCTGAACCTCTTCCCCGGCTGCGGCGTTTG
This genomic interval carries:
- the plekho1a gene encoding pleckstrin homology domain-containing family O member 1-A, with product MKKSNQSRRGLQDSGLPPAVQQPEKAGWIRKFCGRGIFRELWRNRYVVLRGDTLYISDKEVKDERKAQEVFDLADYERSEELRKAKSRSKKNHSRFTLLRCRQPGNTVPNLVFLAVSPEEKESWVNALNVAIIKAKNRILDEVTIEEDGALVHPTRDRAKIPHGRRLPTRGHLMAVASTSSHGMLTLDLVAEEDGLSPDYDGELQESSWEKLQADLLRGGSCGQVVAAVGSSGVGVRQRAGTDVSKLRATSKEPKVKTSSLPRGSELSWGQQSHLEASKAHVTFQILQSQTPQPGKRFSMQGRSRCASMDEVLSSRPAMIRSEFRSALRRCPTEEEAGGGASVAPVGQLQSLIAQRMQRAQELLEEMRLQELQKAKAEREHGGSSPYLKGIDSPRLHHLRGSDSPHTSKSPGSPRLRGKDSPRLRGRESPRSKAKRNRSKGTDSPRSRGSQSPAAKANDSPRLKDSPRTKTTDPRSPKLKGSRSASCPNEDDDSAAQKSPKSAASGEGFDTSPVKEADSQQESETDSPRPNQKNSPSISGSFEPSQPKTPDKHLPPASPPALLSESELRRRHDEAERLLEEAVSSWKEAQEVLQEVKELQSQTLRRQRRRTYEKMSLTAAAAGLPKATTAADTDDTPNSPTSPEDESETP